In a genomic window of Pedobacter sp. KBS0701:
- a CDS encoding glycosyltransferase gives MRALFCLIFYPHKSVLQIKNEKFAPIYFTIVILTPLEIILLSILAFGLLVQLYYVLFVHLKLARVGIEEVPLSARKPISVIVCARNEIVNLEQYLPSLFGQNYPEFEVVVVNDRSWDGTEEFLEQLEKKYSNLKVVKILDNDKFIAGKKFAVTMGIKAAKYDWLVFTDADCTPASEHWLMDMQQPADENTEIVLGYSPYMKKRSLLNALIRFETFFTAVNYLSFALKGMPYMGVGRNMAYKKSLFFKNKGFAAHMHIPSGDDDLFVNAHATKYNTEIRLHPDSHVWSEPNKTWRGYLRQKKRHFGAGKLYKSKHKFILSLQIVFQFLFYGFFAACMFFSREAQYVALGILALSIIIRCFIYPKLLKRLNYGDLRWWFPILDILLFVFLTLNGFLALFGKKKVNWK, from the coding sequence TTGAGGGCATTATTTTGTTTAATTTTTTATCCACATAAAAGTGTTTTACAGATTAAAAATGAGAAATTTGCGCCTATTTATTTTACCATCGTGATATTAACCCCGCTTGAAATTATCCTGCTCTCGATATTGGCTTTTGGCCTTTTGGTTCAGCTCTATTATGTCCTTTTTGTTCATTTAAAACTGGCCAGGGTTGGGATTGAAGAGGTGCCGTTATCGGCGCGGAAACCGATAAGTGTTATTGTTTGTGCCCGTAATGAAATTGTAAATTTAGAGCAGTACCTTCCTTCTTTATTTGGTCAAAATTACCCTGAGTTTGAGGTAGTGGTGGTTAATGATCGCTCATGGGATGGTACAGAAGAGTTTTTAGAGCAACTGGAGAAGAAGTATTCCAACCTCAAAGTTGTGAAGATTTTAGATAACGATAAATTTATAGCAGGTAAGAAATTCGCAGTAACCATGGGTATAAAGGCCGCTAAATATGATTGGCTGGTCTTTACCGACGCCGATTGTACGCCTGCTTCTGAGCATTGGCTGATGGATATGCAGCAGCCAGCCGATGAAAATACCGAGATTGTATTGGGCTATTCTCCTTACATGAAAAAAAGAAGTCTTTTAAATGCACTAATCAGGTTTGAAACCTTTTTTACTGCAGTAAATTACCTGTCTTTCGCATTAAAAGGAATGCCATACATGGGTGTTGGACGTAATATGGCTTACAAAAAATCGCTTTTTTTTAAAAATAAAGGCTTTGCAGCGCACATGCATATCCCATCTGGTGACGACGATTTATTTGTAAATGCACACGCAACCAAATACAATACCGAAATCCGTTTACATCCTGACAGTCATGTTTGGAGTGAACCCAATAAAACCTGGAGGGGTTATCTGAGACAGAAAAAGCGCCATTTTGGGGCTGGTAAACTCTATAAATCGAAACATAAATTTATTTTGAGCCTCCAGATCGTGTTTCAGTTTTTGTTTTATGGTTTTTTTGCTGCGTGTATGTTTTTCAGTCGCGAGGCACAATATGTAGCCTTAGGGATCCTGGCACTAAGCATCATCATCAGGTGTTTTATCTATCCAAAATTGCTGAAACGATTAAACTATGGCGATTTGCGTTGGTGGTTCCCGATTTTAGATATACTTTTGTTTGTATTTTTAACGCTGAACGGATTTTTAGCCTTATTTGGTAAGAAAAAAGTAAACTGGAAATAA
- a CDS encoding DMT family transporter: MEATKKNLLILHLTVFVWGFTGVLGKLISIDAVPMVWYRVLIASTTLFAWFLITKKNIRITKKQFLQFFLTGGIVAIHWIFFFHAIKVSTVSVTLVCLSSFTLFTAILEPLIKKQPIQMGDILIGLLIILGIYMIFKFEGQYTLGIIFGLLAAVASSLFSTINSTLVQKSEPSIIGFYELVGALFWITIYRLYDGTLLHTHFNLSAKNWFYLALLGTLCTSVAYVAGVAVMRTLSAFRVALITNLEPVYGIVLAFIFFQSKEQMTGGFYIGATIILASIFLYPIYKKRKNKL, from the coding sequence ATGGAAGCTACCAAAAAAAACCTGCTCATTCTTCATCTTACTGTATTTGTCTGGGGCTTTACAGGCGTGCTTGGAAAATTAATTTCAATCGATGCCGTACCCATGGTCTGGTACCGGGTATTGATTGCATCAACAACTCTTTTCGCCTGGTTCCTCATCACAAAAAAGAATATCAGGATTACGAAAAAACAGTTTTTGCAATTCTTTTTAACCGGCGGGATCGTTGCCATTCACTGGATTTTTTTCTTTCATGCCATCAAAGTTTCTACCGTTTCGGTCACGCTGGTATGCCTTTCTTCTTTCACTCTGTTCACCGCGATTCTAGAGCCGTTGATTAAAAAACAGCCTATACAAATGGGCGATATCCTGATCGGTTTATTAATAATTTTAGGCATATACATGATCTTTAAATTTGAAGGTCAATATACTTTAGGGATCATTTTTGGATTGCTGGCAGCAGTGGCATCGAGTCTTTTTTCAACCATAAATTCTACATTGGTACAAAAAAGTGAACCTTCTATTATCGGTTTTTATGAGCTGGTTGGTGCGCTTTTCTGGATCACGATATACCGCTTATATGACGGAACTTTGCTGCACACACACTTTAATCTAAGTGCAAAAAACTGGTTCTATTTAGCACTTCTGGGTACACTTTGTACATCAGTTGCGTACGTAGCGGGTGTTGCAGTAATGAGAACTTTATCTGCTTTTAGAGTAGCGTTAATCACTAATCTGGAGCCTGTATACGGCATAGTATTAGCCTTCATTTTCTTTCAAAGCAAAGAGCAAATGACAGGTGGATTTTATATTGGTGCAACGATTATCCTGGCCTCCATTTTCCTCTATCCGATCTACAAAAAGAGAAAGAACAAGCTGTAG
- the ispE gene encoding 4-(cytidine 5'-diphospho)-2-C-methyl-D-erythritol kinase, with product MLSFPNAKINLGLNITEKRADGYHNLETVFYPINIKDAVEITDAEATSCKIHGIDIPGDANDNLCFKAYQLVKKDYDIPPQQINLLKNIPVGAGLGGGSADCAFLIRLLNDKFSLEMSVDKMEGYARQLGADCAFFIENKPVYAFNKGDEFEKCEVDLSAWFKVLVKPPVHVSTADAYAHVKPQKPLQSLKEIIHLCPTTWENKVINDFELSVFAKYPQIRQIKTSLYGAGATFALMSGSGSSVFAIFTHPVKLPELEENNLVFYNI from the coding sequence ATGCTATCTTTTCCCAACGCAAAAATAAACTTAGGCTTAAATATCACCGAAAAACGTGCTGATGGTTACCACAACCTTGAAACCGTTTTTTATCCGATCAATATTAAGGATGCGGTCGAAATTACTGACGCAGAGGCAACCTCTTGCAAAATTCACGGCATCGATATTCCCGGCGATGCAAACGATAACCTTTGTTTTAAAGCATATCAGTTAGTGAAAAAGGATTATGATATTCCCCCACAGCAGATCAATTTGCTGAAAAACATTCCGGTTGGTGCAGGCTTGGGTGGAGGATCAGCAGATTGTGCTTTTCTGATCAGACTGCTGAATGATAAATTCAGTTTGGAAATGTCTGTTGATAAAATGGAAGGTTATGCTCGTCAGTTAGGTGCCGACTGTGCTTTCTTTATCGAAAACAAACCTGTTTATGCATTTAATAAAGGTGATGAATTTGAAAAGTGCGAAGTAGATTTGTCAGCCTGGTTTAAAGTTTTGGTAAAACCGCCTGTACATGTAAGTACGGCCGATGCTTATGCACATGTAAAACCGCAAAAACCTTTGCAATCGTTAAAAGAAATTATACATTTGTGTCCAACAACATGGGAAAATAAGGTTATCAACGATTTCGAACTATCGGTCTTCGCAAAGTATCCCCAAATTCGTCAAATAAAAACCAGTTTATACGGTGCAGGCGCAACATTCGCTTTAATGAGTGGTAGCGGTTCGTCGGTTTTTGCAATTTTTACCCATCCGGTTAAATTGCCCGAACTGGAAGAAAACAACTTAGTATTTTATAACATTTAA
- a CDS encoding DNA alkylation repair protein, with product MNDISFILSELESTSEPEYLKKMAHFGINISKAFGIRVPNIRKLGKPIGKNQELSLHLWKTGFHEARLLATFIGDYKQVTELQINAWVKDFSSWDICDQACGNLFVKTPYFKSKVFEFTQAEAEFMKRVGFVLMAEAAIHLKKEPNETFLAFLPVIEREAYDNRNFVKKAINWALRQIGKRNAFLHGHAIQTANNILAQNNKKSNWVALDALRELNSDAVLTKVNLW from the coding sequence ATGAATGACATTTCTTTTATTCTTTCTGAATTAGAATCAACTAGTGAGCCTGAATATTTAAAAAAGATGGCTCATTTTGGAATCAATATTTCTAAGGCCTTTGGTATTCGAGTGCCCAATATCCGTAAGCTGGGCAAGCCAATCGGTAAAAATCAGGAGCTGTCTTTACACCTTTGGAAAACCGGATTTCACGAAGCCCGTCTTTTAGCCACATTCATCGGCGATTATAAACAAGTAACAGAATTGCAAATAAACGCCTGGGTGAAAGATTTCAGTTCATGGGATATCTGTGATCAGGCTTGTGGAAATCTTTTTGTTAAAACGCCTTATTTTAAGTCGAAGGTTTTTGAGTTTACACAGGCCGAAGCGGAATTTATGAAACGTGTCGGTTTTGTGTTGATGGCCGAGGCTGCCATTCATCTTAAAAAAGAACCGAATGAAACTTTTCTTGCTTTTCTTCCGGTTATAGAAAGAGAAGCTTATGATAACCGCAATTTTGTTAAAAAGGCAATCAACTGGGCGTTGAGGCAAATCGGCAAGCGTAATGCTTTCCTGCATGGGCATGCCATTCAAACTGCAAACAATATCCTGGCACAGAACAATAAAAAATCAAATTGGGTAGCTTTAGATGCACTGAGGGAATTAAACAGCGATGCAGTACTTACTAAAGTTAATCTCTGGTGA
- the tgt gene encoding tRNA guanosine(34) transglycosylase Tgt yields the protein MKFSLQANDPLSKARAGTVTTAHGEIQTPIFMPVGTAGTVKAVHQRELKDDIDAKIILGNTYHLYLRPGLETLEQAGGLHKFIGWDRPILTDSGGYQVYSLSKVRKIKEEGVTFHSHIDGSKHLFTPEYAMDIQRTIGADIIMAFDECTPYPCDYTYAAQSIKMTHRWLKRCCERFDTTEPKYGFDQTLFPIVQGSVYKDLRIKSAEFIASMNREGNAIGGLSVGEPAEEMYAMTEVVCDILPVEKPRYLMGVGTPINILENIALGVDMFDCVMPTRNARNGMLFTRNGIINIRNKKWENDFSPLDAESDLHADLVTSKAYLRHLVHSKEMLGAQIATLHNLHFYLWLVKQAREKIIAGEFYEWKNKMVKVLGNKL from the coding sequence ATGAAATTTAGTTTACAGGCTAACGATCCACTATCAAAAGCCAGGGCCGGGACGGTAACAACAGCCCATGGCGAAATACAAACCCCTATTTTTATGCCTGTGGGCACTGCCGGGACGGTAAAAGCTGTACATCAGCGCGAACTTAAAGATGATATCGACGCAAAAATCATTCTGGGTAATACTTACCACCTTTATTTAAGACCAGGTTTAGAAACCCTGGAACAAGCTGGTGGATTACATAAATTTATTGGTTGGGACCGGCCAATTTTAACCGATAGTGGCGGCTACCAGGTATATTCTTTAAGTAAAGTTCGTAAAATTAAAGAAGAAGGTGTTACTTTCCACTCTCATATTGATGGATCAAAACATCTTTTTACACCCGAATACGCAATGGATATTCAACGCACTATTGGTGCAGATATCATTATGGCCTTTGATGAGTGCACGCCTTACCCATGCGACTATACTTATGCTGCTCAATCAATAAAAATGACACACCGTTGGTTAAAACGCTGCTGCGAACGTTTTGATACCACAGAACCTAAATATGGTTTCGACCAAACTTTATTCCCTATTGTACAGGGTTCGGTGTATAAAGATTTACGTATTAAATCTGCAGAATTTATTGCCAGCATGAACCGTGAGGGCAATGCCATTGGTGGTTTATCAGTTGGTGAGCCTGCAGAAGAGATGTATGCGATGACAGAAGTGGTATGCGATATATTACCGGTAGAAAAACCGCGTTATTTAATGGGTGTAGGTACACCGATCAATATCTTAGAGAATATTGCCTTAGGTGTGGATATGTTTGATTGTGTGATGCCTACAAGAAATGCCAGAAACGGCATGCTTTTTACCAGAAACGGAATCATCAACATCAGGAACAAGAAATGGGAGAATGATTTTTCTCCATTAGATGCAGAGAGTGATCTGCATGCTGATTTAGTAACCAGTAAAGCATATTTAAGACATTTAGTACATAGCAAGGAGATGCTTGGCGCTCAAATTGCTACTTTACATAACTTACATTTCTATCTTTGGCTGGTAAAACAAGCCAGGGAAAAGATCATTGCTGGTGAATTTTACGAGTGGAAAAACAAAATGGTTAAAGTATTAGGCAACAAGCTATAA
- a CDS encoding LptF/LptG family permease, whose amino-acid sequence MSLLKGRIKIIDQYIIGKYLGTFIYTLAIFVIIIVVFDLSEKMDDFMKSGLSFWGILSKYYAGSIPFYVNMLSPLINFIAVIFFTAKMADQTEIVPILSGGVSFNRFLFPYLVSATIIFSANLLSNLYILPYTNTLKNSFENTYVKRNDPSTKSNIHMKLDDKTYIYIDNFDNKTNSGYRFSLDNFNGDILTKKIVAENIKWDSLKRKWQLTNYSIRKIDGLKETMIYGNGKLKDTILDMRPDDFSAYDNVVQNLTTKELSDKIRKEKIRGTGVMNDLQFEKYKRYLHPLSAFVLTLIGVALSSRKVRGGVGVSLGIGIFISFAYIVFNQFTQMFSTKGGLPPFAAVIMPTLFFGLLGFYLLRKAPK is encoded by the coding sequence ATGAGTCTGTTAAAAGGAAGAATAAAAATCATCGATCAATACATTATCGGAAAATACCTGGGTACATTTATTTATACCCTGGCCATTTTTGTGATCATTATTGTGGTGTTCGACCTGTCTGAAAAGATGGATGATTTTATGAAAAGTGGCTTGAGTTTTTGGGGAATCCTCTCCAAATATTACGCGGGTTCCATTCCTTTTTATGTGAATATGCTTTCACCACTGATCAATTTTATTGCGGTAATTTTCTTTACGGCTAAAATGGCCGATCAAACAGAAATTGTACCAATTTTAAGTGGTGGTGTGAGTTTTAACCGCTTTTTATTTCCATACCTGGTATCAGCTACGATTATTTTTTCCGCCAACTTACTTTCAAATCTATACATCCTCCCCTATACAAATACCCTGAAAAATAGTTTTGAAAACACCTACGTAAAGCGTAACGATCCTTCAACGAAATCTAACATCCACATGAAACTGGATGACAAAACTTATATCTACATTGATAATTTCGACAATAAAACGAATTCAGGATACCGCTTTTCTCTTGACAATTTTAATGGTGATATTTTAACCAAAAAAATCGTTGCTGAAAATATTAAATGGGATTCACTTAAACGTAAATGGCAATTAACTAATTACTCCATCCGTAAAATTGATGGCTTAAAAGAAACCATGATTTACGGCAATGGAAAACTAAAAGATACCATTCTGGATATGCGTCCGGATGATTTTTCTGCTTATGATAATGTGGTGCAAAATTTAACCACAAAGGAACTTTCAGATAAGATCAGGAAAGAAAAGATCCGCGGAACAGGCGTAATGAACGACCTTCAGTTTGAAAAATACAAACGTTACTTACACCCGCTTTCCGCTTTCGTATTAACGCTCATTGGTGTGGCACTATCATCGCGCAAAGTGAGAGGAGGGGTCGGTGTATCATTAGGTATCGGAATCTTTATCAGCTTCGCTTATATTGTATTTAATCAGTTTACACAGATGTTCTCTACCAAAGGTGGATTACCTCCTTTTGCAGCAGTTATTATGCCTACGCTTTTCTTTGGGCTGCTAGGCTTTTACCTATTAAGGAAAGCACCAAAATAG
- a CDS encoding dihydrofolate reductase, with protein MTNEPESPSLSIAVAVGENFAIGKNNQLLWHMPADLKFFKQTTSGHTVVMGRKTFDSVGRPLPNRRNIVITRDTTLKIEGVEVVNSLDEALAITKTEEKPVFVVGGAEIYRQALPKTQKLYLTTIHHNFDADTFFPEIDRKEWKVISSEPHRADEKNKYDYTFEVLERI; from the coding sequence ATGACTAATGAACCAGAAAGCCCTTCGCTTTCAATAGCTGTAGCTGTAGGCGAGAACTTCGCAATAGGCAAAAACAACCAGCTTTTATGGCACATGCCAGCCGATTTAAAGTTTTTTAAACAAACTACTTCGGGGCATACAGTTGTAATGGGCCGCAAAACGTTCGATTCTGTAGGCAGGCCACTTCCGAACCGCAGGAACATTGTAATTACCAGAGACACCACGCTAAAAATTGAAGGCGTTGAAGTGGTAAATAGCTTAGATGAAGCTTTAGCAATCACCAAAACAGAAGAAAAACCAGTATTTGTTGTTGGCGGAGCGGAGATCTACAGACAGGCATTGCCTAAAACACAGAAGCTTTATTTAACTACCATTCATCATAACTTTGACGCAGATACTTTTTTCCCGGAAATAGACCGGAAAGAATGGAAAGTGATTAGCAGTGAACCCCACAGGGCAGACGAAAAAAACAAGTACGATTATACTTTTGAGGTTTTAGAAAGGATTTAA
- a CDS encoding four helix bundle protein, which yields MNYKLEDLEVYNLSEIISDKIWNIVMGWEYFAKDTIGKQLCRAADSISANIAEGYGRYHFKENKIFCYYSRGSISEVKSFLRKSKNRNLISEDSYSELYTELQTIHLKLNAYIKYIGKI from the coding sequence ATGAATTATAAATTAGAGGATTTAGAAGTCTATAATTTGTCAGAGATAATTTCAGATAAAATCTGGAATATTGTCATGGGATGGGAATATTTCGCTAAAGATACTATTGGGAAGCAATTATGCAGAGCAGCAGATTCCATTAGTGCAAATATTGCTGAAGGATATGGGAGGTATCATTTCAAAGAAAACAAAATTTTTTGCTATTATAGCCGAGGCTCAATTTCAGAAGTAAAATCATTTCTTAGGAAATCAAAAAATAGAAATTTAATATCCGAAGATTCCTATTCAGAACTTTATACCGAATTGCAAACCATCCATTTAAAGCTGAATGCTTACATAAAATATATTGGGAAAATTTAA
- a CDS encoding OsmC family protein, translating into MNINLVRKSGKFNFEAENESGFTVELDAKAAIGGEGKGFRPMEMLLIGLGGCSGIDMVNVLTKQKEPLNDIKIAINATRKEEEMPPIFDVIDIHFDLFGDLSIQKVERALAMTFDKYCSVSNILGRSATINFTYKINN; encoded by the coding sequence ATGAACATAAATCTAGTCCGCAAGAGCGGTAAATTTAATTTTGAAGCAGAAAATGAGAGCGGTTTTACTGTAGAGTTGGATGCAAAAGCTGCCATTGGTGGCGAGGGAAAAGGTTTCAGGCCGATGGAAATGCTTTTAATTGGTTTGGGAGGTTGCAGTGGTATAGATATGGTAAACGTACTTACTAAGCAAAAAGAACCATTAAACGACATTAAAATTGCCATCAACGCTACACGTAAGGAAGAAGAAATGCCGCCGATTTTTGATGTCATCGATATACATTTCGATTTATTCGGCGATTTAAGCATTCAAAAAGTTGAGCGTGCATTAGCCATGACTTTCGATAAATATTGCTCGGTATCTAATATTTTAGGCCGATCAGCAACGATTAATTTTACTTACAAAATAAACAATTAA
- a CDS encoding thymidylate synthase, which yields MKQYLDLMQHVLDHGAQKHDRTGTGTISVFGYQMRFNLQEGFPMVTTKKLHLKSIIHELIWFLTGDTNIKYLKDNGVRIWDEWADENGNLGPVYGSQWRSWPTPDGQHIDQITNIINTIKNNPDSRRIIVSAWNVAEIENMALPPCHAFFQFYVADGKLSCQLYQRSADIFLGVPFNIASYALLTIMVAQVCGLEAGDFIHTLGDAHLYNNHIEQANLQLSREPKPLPTMKINPEVKSIFDFKFEDFTLENYEAHPHIKGIVAV from the coding sequence ATGAAACAATATTTAGATTTAATGCAGCATGTGCTTGATCATGGCGCTCAAAAGCACGACCGTACCGGCACCGGAACAATAAGTGTTTTTGGCTATCAGATGCGTTTTAACCTGCAAGAGGGTTTTCCAATGGTAACCACAAAGAAACTGCATTTAAAATCTATTATTCACGAACTGATATGGTTTTTAACGGGTGATACCAACATTAAATACCTAAAAGATAACGGTGTACGCATCTGGGACGAATGGGCTGATGAAAACGGTAACCTCGGACCGGTTTATGGCTCGCAATGGAGAAGCTGGCCAACACCAGATGGGCAGCACATTGACCAAATCACCAATATCATCAACACGATCAAAAATAATCCCGATTCGCGCAGAATCATTGTTTCAGCATGGAATGTTGCCGAAATAGAAAATATGGCCTTGCCTCCTTGTCATGCTTTTTTTCAGTTCTACGTGGCAGATGGGAAGTTAAGTTGCCAATTATATCAGCGAAGCGCCGACATTTTCCTTGGAGTACCTTTTAATATTGCATCTTATGCATTACTCACTATAATGGTGGCACAGGTTTGCGGTCTTGAAGCCGGAGATTTCATCCACACCCTTGGCGATGCCCATTTATACAACAACCATATCGAGCAGGCTAACCTGCAATTAAGTCGTGAACCAAAACCGCTGCCAACCATGAAAATCAATCCAGAGGTAAAAAGCATTTTTGATTTTAAATTTGAGGATTTTACATTGGAGAACTACGAAGCGCATCCGCATATTAAAGGTATTGTTGCGGTGTAA
- a CDS encoding lipopolysaccharide assembly protein LapA domain-containing protein, with the protein MSAKTISIIILTALLTIFLMVNTEPVDFNFLVTTVPVSKLLVIGVCIIIGFIIGFVVGRPRKTVSSYDDEIERNQPSIEKKNTLSDEDRDYIS; encoded by the coding sequence ATGAGCGCAAAAACAATCTCCATTATTATTTTAACCGCATTGCTGACCATATTTTTGATGGTAAATACCGAACCTGTAGATTTCAATTTTTTGGTTACCACAGTTCCGGTATCTAAACTTTTGGTTATCGGTGTTTGCATTATCATTGGTTTTATTATCGGCTTTGTAGTGGGTCGTCCACGAAAAACAGTAAGCAGTTACGATGATGAGATTGAAAGAAATCAACCTTCGATAGAAAAGAAAAATACCTTAAGCGACGAGGATAGAGATTACATTAGCTAA
- a CDS encoding pirin family protein, giving the protein MSQFILHKENTRGHANHGWLNAHHSFSFANYYNPERMHFGVLRVLNDDLIDGGMGFGAHPHDNMEIITIPLAGAIAHKDSMGNSAVIKNGEIQVMSAGTGVSHSEFNANANEQLNLLQIWLFPNKKNVTPRYDQQTLDVAARHNNFQQILSPNSDDAGVWIHQDAWFSLGSFDEGFETEYQIKKAGNGVYIFVINGEVTIDGQVLSKRDGLGVWDTDSLSFKANTADAKVLLMDVPMELN; this is encoded by the coding sequence ATGTCACAGTTCATTTTGCACAAAGAAAACACCCGCGGTCATGCTAATCATGGCTGGTTAAATGCACACCACTCATTCAGTTTTGCAAACTACTACAATCCTGAAAGGATGCATTTCGGAGTTTTGAGGGTTTTAAATGATGACTTGATTGATGGTGGAATGGGCTTCGGCGCTCACCCGCACGATAATATGGAAATTATTACCATTCCATTGGCTGGTGCAATTGCACACAAAGATAGTATGGGTAATTCAGCCGTGATTAAAAATGGAGAAATCCAGGTGATGAGTGCCGGAACTGGTGTGAGCCATAGCGAGTTTAATGCTAATGCAAACGAGCAATTAAATTTATTGCAGATCTGGTTGTTCCCTAACAAGAAAAACGTTACACCACGTTACGATCAACAGACTTTGGATGTTGCTGCCCGTCACAACAACTTTCAGCAGATTTTATCGCCAAATTCGGATGATGCCGGTGTGTGGATCCACCAGGATGCCTGGTTTTCGTTAGGTAGTTTTGATGAAGGATTTGAAACTGAATACCAAATCAAAAAAGCTGGCAATGGTGTGTATATATTCGTAATCAATGGAGAAGTAACCATAGACGGACAGGTATTAAGCAAAAGAGATGGATTAGGAGTATGGGATACAGATAGTCTCAGTTTTAAAGCCAATACTGCAGATGCAAAGGTTTTATTGATGGATGTTCCGATGGAATTGAACTAA
- a CDS encoding PLP-dependent aspartate aminotransferase family protein, with amino-acid sequence MKSENFETIAIRTQTERSLHKEHSSPIYLTSSYKFEDAEEMRALFANEKEGNVYSRYSNPNTSEFIEKMCLLEGAEDGFATATGMAAIFTTFGAFLKNGDHLVSSRSVFGSTHQLLTNVFSNWGVTFDYADLDKPQDWEALIKPNTKMIFIETPSNPGIDIIDLEFLGNLAKKHNMLLVVDNCFATPYLQQPIKYGAHISIHSATKYIDGQGRVLGGVILGAKDLIADVIGFARHSGPALSPFNAWILSKSLETLAIRMDRHCENALKVAEYLEKHPKIKLVKYPFLPSHPQYDIAKKQMKQGGGIVTIVVEGGIDAARKFMDGLQMFSISANLADTRSIATHPATSTHSKLTEEQRNEVGIEQGSIRLSIGLEHINDILADIEQALA; translated from the coding sequence ATGAAATCCGAAAATTTTGAAACTATAGCTATACGCACTCAAACCGAACGCAGTTTACACAAAGAGCATTCATCACCAATTTACCTTACTTCCAGTTATAAGTTTGAAGATGCGGAAGAAATGCGTGCTTTGTTTGCTAATGAAAAAGAGGGGAATGTATATAGTCGTTATTCAAATCCAAATACTTCAGAGTTCATCGAGAAAATGTGCCTCTTAGAAGGTGCTGAAGATGGTTTTGCCACTGCAACAGGAATGGCTGCGATTTTCACCACATTTGGTGCATTTTTGAAAAATGGCGATCACCTGGTTTCCAGTAGATCAGTTTTTGGTTCAACGCACCAATTGCTAACCAATGTTTTTTCTAACTGGGGTGTAACTTTCGATTATGCCGATTTAGATAAACCGCAGGATTGGGAGGCTTTGATTAAGCCAAACACCAAAATGATTTTTATTGAAACGCCATCAAATCCTGGTATTGATATTATCGATCTTGAATTTTTGGGCAATTTGGCTAAAAAACATAATATGTTGCTTGTTGTAGATAATTGCTTTGCTACGCCTTATCTGCAACAGCCGATTAAATACGGTGCGCACATTTCAATCCACTCAGCTACTAAGTACATTGATGGACAAGGGCGTGTTTTGGGCGGTGTAATTTTAGGGGCCAAAGATTTAATTGCAGATGTAATTGGTTTTGCCCGTCATAGTGGCCCGGCATTATCGCCTTTTAACGCATGGATTTTATCTAAGAGTTTGGAAACTTTAGCTATCCGTATGGACCGTCATTGCGAAAATGCTTTAAAAGTTGCTGAATACTTAGAAAAACACCCGAAAATTAAGCTGGTTAAATATCCGTTTTTGCCATCTCATCCTCAGTACGATATTGCCAAAAAGCAAATGAAACAGGGTGGTGGCATTGTAACCATCGTTGTTGAAGGTGGTATAGATGCTGCACGTAAATTTATGGACGGTTTGCAAATGTTTTCGATCTCGGCAAATCTGGCCGATACCCGTTCTATCGCTACACACCCGGCTACAAGTACACATAGCAAACTTACTGAAGAGCAACGTAACGAAGTAGGGATTGAACAAGGTTCCATTCGTTTATCAATCGGTTTAGAACATATCAACGATATTTTAGCTGATATTGAGCAGGCACTGGCTTAA